The DNA segment ccaccggGGAATCCCCGACTTTCCTTTTCTTGATGGCTTTACCACCTGTGTATGCATCTCAAAGCCACGTGGGTATTTTGTTGTCTGTTTTTGAGCTTCTTATAAATGAAATCGTGTTGtgtatgttattttatttcttccttctttcatacATTCTGCTTTGTGCAGCAATTGTTCATTCGTCTCCATTGCTGTATAATATTTTTGTCCACTCGGTTTGTGTATCTCCTCTACTGTTGAACATTTGAGGTCATTCCAGTTTGGGCTGTTAGGAATGACACCGCTAAGTACATTCTTGGAAATCTTTGTCCTGCACTGCTCTGCCTccgtgagcctcagtttcctctattAAATGTTGATAATCTGTGCCCAGGACTGCTGGAGAGGTGTGTTATTTGGTAGTGGGTGCCCCTTTGGACTCATGACCTATGAATTCTGATTGCCAGGGGCTAAGGGAGTCAGCCTTGGGGGACAGGAGGGAGGCTTTTGACCTTTCACCCACCCCTGACTCTGCTCAGGCTCTCCCACGTgtccagggctgggcagggaaaGGAGAGTTGAGCCTGTGATATGCCATGTGgacgtggtgtgtgtgtgtgtgtgtgtgtgtgactctctgCCCTTTGCCCCCCAGCTCTGGGAAGGTCTGACAGAGCTGGTGACGGCCACCGGCAACTATGGCAACTACCGGCGCCGGCTGGCGGCCTGCGTGGGTTTCCGCTTCCCCATCCTGGGTGTTCACCTCAAGGACCTGGTGGCCCTGCAGCTGGCGCTGCCGGATTGGCTGGACCCCGCCCGGACCCGACTCAATGGGGCCAAGATGAAGCAGCTCTTCAGTATCCTGGAGGAGCTGGCCATGGTGACCAGCCTCCGGCCCCCGGTGCAAGCCAACCCTGACCTGCTGAGCCTGCTGACGGTGAGGGGCCGGGCCCCTGGTCCTGCGGGCTTGGCCTTGGGCTCTCACTTCTGGTCGCAGAGCCAAGACCCAGCCTGGGCCCCTGGGTTGGGGTGACCTCGGAGCGGGGTTCCAAGCTCTGGATGGGGTTGTGGACCCCTGAGGCTGGCATGAGGGCTTGAGGCTGGGCCTGAGCCCTGGGTTGAGTTCCTAGCAGTAGGTTACGTTCAACGTTTGGGATTAAACTCTGGGTTCCGGGTAGAGGGgtggcttttattttgtttttacttttcggCTGCCCCACACACcttgcgagatcttagttccctgcccagggattgaacccgcacttTCAGCAGAgaaagtggagtcttaaccactggaccaccagggaattccccaggggTGGCTCTTAAACAAGCTCCCCTGAGCTCTGAAGTTCTAGGCTTGGTCTTGGACTTGAGCTCTGGGGTAGGAGTTGGGTTCTAGTCCACATCTGGACTGGGTTCTAATCATTGGGCCGGAGCTCAGGTTTGACGGTTTGGTGTGAAGTCTTAACCTGTTTCTAGACTCTGAGCTGGACTGGGGAATTGAAAGCTGAGCTGGAATCTGGTTGCTGGGTTGGGTGCTGTGTTGGGAGGGGGGATTTCAGAGCTCTCAGCTGGGTTGTGACCTGAATTCCTGGCTGAGATCTTAGCAGCGCGTTGTCTTCAAGGTCTGGGGCCAAGCTCTGGGTTCTGGGCTGTGTGCTGGGCTGGCGTGTGGTTGCTGGGGTGTGTTCTAAGCTGGCCTTGGTCCTCAGTCTAGCTTCTGGGCCAGGCTCAGGGCTGGGCTGTGACCCTCAGGTAGACCTGGAGGTCTGGGTTCTGGGCGTTGGGCTCCTGAGAGCAGCACAGGCCAGTGGGTGTGATAAGACTGCTGTGTCCCAGGTGTCTTTgaattagtcttttttttccctcaggtgTCTTTGGATCAATatcagacagaggatgagctcTACCAGCTGTCCCTGCAGCGGGAACCGCGTTCTAAGTCCTCGGTGAGGGCGGGAGCTACTGCATACCCACTTAGCCCATCCTCTTCCTCACCTCGGCCCTCCCAGGCTTAGAGGCTACCTCACCCATCCTGCTTGTCGGGCAGGCTTCCTTGTGCCCAGAGCTTACCCCCTGTCTCCTCCACTGGGCCCTGGGCTCCCACACCTCTGGCCCTCACTCAGCCTTGACCATTTCCACAGCCAACCAGCCCCACCACCTGCACACCGCCTCCCCGGCCCCCGGTGCTGGAGGAGTGGACCTCGGCTGCCAAACCCAAGCTGGATCAGGCGATCATGGTGGAGCACATTGAGAAGATGGTGGAGGTGAGACTCCAGCACCACCAGCTCTGGAGCCTGTGGGACAGACGGGGGGACACGTCCCTAGTGGTCAGCCAAGGCTCGTTTGACCAGGGCACTGCCCTGGGAGCCACCACCAGTGCCGGGCTCAGGGGCCAATGCTCGGTTGACAGAAGGCACGGGGTGCAGCTGATGGGCGGGCTTGGGACGGGGGTATGGAGaagggaggtggtggggaggaaAGACAGCTGCCCGCTTCTTAGATGCCCAGGCTTCCTAACTCGGACTGGGAGTGTGGGCAGGATGGGCCAAGGCCCCTTtaaccctccccgccccccgacATGTCCCTCTGTGTACTTCAGTCTGTGTTCCGGAACTTTGACGTCGATGGGGACGGCCACATCTCACAGGAGGAGTTCCAGATCATCCGTGGGAATTTTCCTTATCTCAGCGCCTTTGGGGACCTCGACCAGAACCAGTGAgaggcctgggggcaggggcagagggaagGCAGGTTCATTTCCCCTTGGGTTTTAGCTTCCTCCTGAGAAGGATGAGGCCATTGAACCAGATGATCTTGGCAGGGGAAGCCACCCATGTGGGGAGGGGCTCTTTTTTTCTGGGAGGCTGCCAGCTGCGGAGGCTCAGGGTTACCTTGCTCATTCAGAACAATGAGCCGGAGGGTGGGGGGCATCTTCACCTGAATCTTGCAAAGACTGTGGCTTCCTGGGGACTCTTGCTACATAAATGCCACTTTATTTGTGGAGCTCACAGCCGAGAAAAAGTGTGGCAAGCTGAACTCCTGGGTAGCATGTCttaatgaatagataagaaaggcCTGTAACTCGCAGCACCCACTTGCTTATCACCAACTCACATGCCGACAATTTGGACAAACAGCTGGTTCTCTGAAGTAGGTTATACGTGTCCCCCTGAAACCGTGTTCGCACCCCTGTTTTGCTGAGCAGACAAAATTCCAATCAAAATTTATAGTCCATCCCAAGTTGACTTTTTAATGTTATCCAGATTTCAAAAAACTGTGCctttttttgtattataaaaatccatggttaaaaaaaatccaggtaGTAAAATAGATTTATAGTGAATGAAGTGTGTAAGGTAAGAAGCGAaaattcccttcctcctttcccactTAAGAGGTTGTCAGTAGTAACTATGTTAGCAACATTACTGGTGTGGCAATGCCTGTATCTCTCCAATCTTCCATGCATGGGTGCAAACTGATAAGATAATTTGTTTGTGTCTGTTTCACAGGCAAGAGGGATTATGGTATAAATCTAGTTCTAGCATTATAGTTAGTTTCTCCTCCCAGAATTGAGAACAATAGTTGAAGACAGTTTTCTAAGTTGAAAACAAATCACCTCCCTGGGTGGGGTGGATTTTTTTCCAGGCCACACTTTTTAGGGTGGGTGAAGCccttgcaggggcttccctggtgactcagaatctgcctgcaatgcgggagacctgggttctatccctgggttgggaagatcccctggaggagggcatggcaacttattccagtatccttccctggagaagccccatggatagaggagcctggtgggctatagtccctggggtcacaagagtcagacatgactgagcgactaagcacagcacagcccttgGAGACATTCAAGGCTCCAGCTTCATGCAGGCATCTCAGCCTTAACTCCCCACCTCTTGCAGATCCCAGGCAGGTATCAAAACCCAGCACCTGGCTCCTGGGGCAGCTGTACCATCAGGTCTCAACTCACTGCCTCAATTTGAAGATCTCTGTTTCTGCAACTTGGGAGTTTCCATTTCTTGCAAACTCACCTGTGCATTTAAAACAATTGGATATAGTTAAACCAGCATCTAGGTTTTTGTGGCAGTAGGGTtctcagggtttttttgtttgtttgtttttgtttttaaatcactgtCTTGACAGAATCGCAcgctttgtgtttttcttttttacttttgttttccacttAAACCCTCATCATGGACATCTTTCCAGGCCAATTTAGGCAGAACTACCTCATTCTTTAGAACAGCTGCAGAGTATTACACTGGGTGGTGGGGCCATCATCTGCCTCCCCATTctcctgctgatggacatgtagaCTGTTCCCAGTTTTTCGCTATTAATATCCGctatgctgctgtgaacattgtaCTGATGCACTCGGGCCACTATTTCTGTAGGAGaaattcctagaagtgggatAATTGGATCAAAAGATATGCACATTCTAAATTAGGAGAGAGACTGCCAAAGTGACCTCAGGCAAGGTTGTGCCAGCTTGCACCCCCATCAGCAGTGAACAAGAGCCCATTTCTCAACTTCCTTGCCAACAGTGGATGCTATAATAAGCTTTATAATTTTGCCAGTCTAATTGGCAAATGGTGTCTTGgttatatttgcatttctttaatattagTGGGGGTAGGATACCTTCCTATGTTTATCGGCCACTTCTATTTCTTCTGTTAATTGCCTGTTCGTGTTCTTTGTCCATTATTCCACTGGGTTTGTGAGTCTTGCTCATTGATTTCTCTGTTAATGGATATTAACCCTTGGTGTTGAATatgtttgcaaaatattttttcgCAGTCTGTCATTTATGTTGTccttttccatataaaattttttaaaaatgtgtgctcAATATGtcagtcttttcctttatggcttCTCGGGTTTGTGTTATGTGTAGAAGGGCTATTATCCCCTCCAGATGACAAAATTCTTCTCTTAGGGCTGTTTAGGTactttgagaattttatttttttacattgattGTCTTCAATTTAGCGGGAATTTAGTTTTCACGCACAGTATGAGATAGGAGCCTaagtttatatttttgagatggtCGGTTGTCCCAATGTGCCACTAATTTGAAGGACCACCTGGACCACCCAAATACTAATAGGCAGGAGTTTCTGATAAAGGCCCCCTTTGATGGAAATACCTCCCAATGGCCTGGCACCTGTTAGCTATTAGTACCTATTAGTCAATGCTTCGTGTGCCTATCTCATTCAACTCTTACTCAAACCCCTCTGAGATGCAGGACCTATCATCGtccccatttattgaagaggaaaTCGAGGCACGGGGaagaagtcacacagagaaatagAGCCCAAATTAGAACTGAGTTCTAGCTCCAGAGCACAGTGCTGACTCTTTCCCTAAAATACCTGAATAGATGAAAAGAGGGTTctgtgggaagccccagattaCCTGTCTGGCAGGATTCCGCAGGAGTGAGACAGGTGCAGCTTTTCCCAATCTTACCTGGTCCCCAAACTCATCAGAGAGCTCCTGACTCTCAGGAATCCCAACCAGTGTTCCATAGAGCTCACTTTGGGAAACAGAAGCTGATAAGCCCACGGAAAAGTGCAGAGCAATTTTAGTTTACACACCAGCTCTGTGAAGTGAGTAGGCAGGAATTATGACCCCCATTTTTCCAAGGAGGAAACCCAGGGCAAGTGACtagcccaagaccacacagctagtTGGAAGCTGCTACTACATCTGCCGGACTCCAAGTCTGGTGCTCTTTCTGTTTCACGCACGGAAGGTCAAAAGTCAGGAGTCCCGTGATGACCTTTAATTTGGTAGGGCTTTTCCCAGTAGGCTGGGTTAAGCTGGTGGTGGGTGGTCCCAGTGAAGCCCCCCCGGAGCTGAGGCCCTCCCCCGACTTCCCCTGGACAGGGACGGCTGCATCAGCAAGGAGGAGATGGTCTCCTACTTTCTGCGCTCCAGCTCTATGCTGGGCGGCCGCATGGGCTTCGTACACAACTTCCACGAGAGCAACTCCTTGCGCCCGGTCGCCTGCCGCCACTGCAAGGCCCTGGTGAGCCCCCGCCCAAGCCACGCGGCAACAGCACGGGCCAGGTTCCATCCCCGCCCCGCCCTCCCTTCTGGCCCCGCCCTCCCTtctggccccgccccctgccggAGCCTTCTTAATCCAGGCGAACCTTAATTTCACCTGCCTCTCCTCTTGCCGGTCTGAACCAAACCCTGAGGGGCCTAAGGCTCCAGAAAGGGTCAGTTCCAGTCCCTGTCCATAGAAAGGAAGAGTCATGCCCTCTAAACCGCTCCCCCCTACCACGCCCCCCTCCTCTATTTCAGATCCTGGGCATCTACAAGCAGGGTCTCAAATGCCGAGGTGAGATGGAGTTGCAGGGCTGCTGGGCTGTTTTGGGGGAAAGAGTTACTATCTGGATGGACAGTCTTATTCTGGCGGGGCAATTGTCAAGGAGTAAATAAAGTACCTTAGGGCCAGAGAGGCATGCTGATTGATGTGAAAGGGGGTAGCCTTTAACTTGGTttgattgggacttccctgggggtccaggggttaagactctgcctccactgcagggggcgcatGTTCCATCTCTaatcagggaagtaagatctcacGTCTCttgcagcgtggccaaaaaacaaaaaaacccagggTTTTTATTTTGGTGAGGCAGCTGCCCAGAAATGGGGAGCTTTGGAGAGGGCGCAGACTGGCAAGGAGGATGACGAAAGCGTTTGGAAAGGAAGCTCTTGTTTTGGTGGGGCAGCTGCTTAGGAGCAAAGGGACCCAGGGAGAAGTGCAGGCCTGCAGAGTGGGATGAGGAGTGGTCTGACCAGTAGATCTGGCTGGGCTGACCATCTGCCTCCCCAGCCTGTGGTGTGAACTGCCACAAGCAGTGCAAGGATCGCCTGTCAGTTGAGTGCCGGCGGCGGGCCCAGAGTATGAGTCTGGAGGGGTCTGCACCCTCTCCCTCGCCCACACATACCCACCATCGCGCCTTCAGCTTCTCCCTGCCCCGCCCTGGCAGACGAGGCTCCCGGCCTCCAGGTAAGAGGGGTCCCTTTCTGGACTGGcctgtggagggagggagagagggaggcaggccaATGGCGGCAAAGTACGGAAACTTTTCCAGGGTGGAAACCATTCCAGAGTTTGTAATTGTCTTATTTGGGGGAGGTGATAGAGGAGGGCTGGACAGATAAGGGTGCAAGGAGGTAACCAGGGAGCCCTCAATACTTTGAGGCTGATGAGGGCAGAAACTCatgaataaaaacagtaaaagcgAAACAGACTTCAAGATTCCATTTGCACTCTTATTTTGTTAGGGGGATTGACAATGGGCTTGGAGAAGGAATTTTTCAAACCATTTGCCTGTATTTCCCTTTTTGGCTGTTTTGGAGGCTATTCTGAGAACAGTCCATTGCCCCCAAATCTCCCAGCAGCTCTCTTGGAGTCATTGGTGGTTATAGGTCAGTTTTCTGAATGACAGTTCCTCAAATGACTATTTTGCTGAGAACACTGAACAAACCATGTTAAACTGGGGTGTAAGGTAGTTGACCACAACCGTTAAAATTGGCATGAGTCTTCAAAAATAGAGGCAGGCACAGGGCATAAGTTCcccaaaatagaaaagataaaaccaTTTGCTTCAAGCCTTCCAGCCGTGCTGGGGTCTAAAATGTgagacacacacaaaattgaTGTTTAAGCAAACTGCACCGATAAATCTGTGGCTGCGAAAAAGCTGTGGCAAACTGAAAACTTAGAAAAAGAGCCTCAAAAGTTGgcgttgtttagtcattcagtgaATTGATTTCTGGTGGATGGTTCTGCTTCTGGGATGGGGCAGGGTGCCTTCGATGAGGGGGGAAGGGCTGCTCAGGGCACAGGGGCCCAGGAGTTGGTCCTGCAACCACTCTCCCTGCAGAGATCCGAGAGGAGGAGGTTCAGACGGTGGAGGACGGCGTGTTTGACATCCACTTGTAATTGATGGTAAGCCCCCCTGTAGCCTGCCCAGAGCCTCCCCACTCAGGGCTGGGGCAATGTGCGGGGGAAGAGGGGGTGGGTGCTCTGTCCAAATGACCCAGGCTAGGCAGACTCCAACATTTTTTGGGGGCGAGGAGGCTCTTACTTACAAcctctgcttttctcttcccAGCTGTGACTGGATCAAGCACTCATGCCTGCCTTGGAGAAAAGACTCGGACCAGAGCAGGGAGCCTGGGGTGCCGAGGCagcaggctggggctggggggaggggcatGAGGGTAGCATGTGGCTGAGGGCAGGGCCAGGACTGGTGTCCCTAAGATTGTACAGACTCTTGTGAATATTTGTACTTTCCAGATGGAATAAAAAGGCCCGTGTAATTAACCTGGACCGTCAGCGCCTAGAATCCTCGTGGTGGGTAGGGGCCTGTAAATCACAGGGACTAGAACTGTGGCGTCTAAAACCCTGTAGTCAGAGAATCTTGGGAGATCTGGAATCTCATGTGCTAGAATCTTGGGGGGACTAAAATTCTGGGGGATAGAGGCTTAGAACCAAAAAACCTCAGAACAGGGAGTTTGGGGAGGGTCTAGAATCTTGAGGAGTCCAGAATCTTGGGGGGCTAAGACTTGAAAGTAGAATTGCTGAGCCTGGTGGTCATGTAGAGCCATGGCCTTCAATCTGAAGCTGAAAGTCCCTTGCTTGACAGGTGGCATTGCTTGAATACTTCCAGCAACGGGGAGCTCACTACAGAGAATCACGAGAGGGACAGGGCCGCCCCGAGTGCTGTCTGTGAGGGAAGAGGACAGGTGGGGCTGCACTCCTTGGGCTTGCACCCTCCTGGCCTGGTGCTGCCAGCCGGAAGGACAGTGACTTCCAGAGGAAATGCATATTGATCCTGCTCTCAGCCTCTGGCTGCCTCTCCTAACCCAGCTCTTCCCTCCCAAGTCTGCAGCATGATGGAGGTTTGGGGGGGTTACTGCTGCCTGAGGAAGGCTAAGGCCACTTCGAAGGCTGGTCTGGGTgagaaggcagggctggggggtCTTCCAAAGGTCCTGAAGCTGGGTCAGGCTGTCCCTGGGGTCAGGAGACTCTAGACAGCCATCTGAGAGTGGGGGctacctcccccagccccctcccccgagCTGAGGCTTGTCCTACAGCAACTGCAGGGTGTCCTGGGGGTGGAGGCACCTAGCTACCACAGGCAATATCTGAAGACATGCCAATGGCCTCAGCCCCCTCCCTCAAAGTTCCTTGATCccaagcccatctttgcctttgaGACCCCACACCCCTGGCCTGTTCCTCACCTGGGGTACCTCCTCCTCCCACTGTTACTTCTTAGCTGCAGCTCGGCCACCTGTTGGGTACTCCCCGCCACACCCCACACTGCCCCTCCTTCTGTCCTCAGCCCCCTCCCGCCCTTCCCCCTCTCGAGGCTGTAATATCCGTTTCACGATTTGGGGGCTGAGTTGCTATAACAACAGACTGCGATTGTGCTGTGAAGAGCAACTCGCTCCCTGCGCAGCCTCCCGCGCTGCCTCCATCCTGCAGCCTGGTCGGCgcccctccctgctgccccccaaccccagccatCCTCTGcccggtgtgtgtgtgtacgcatatGGGTGCCCAGGTCGGCTCCGGCAGGGAGAGTGTGACATGCAACTGCCTTTTCATGGTTGTCCGTGTGAATTTGGCGGAGGAGCTTCccattgtgtgcatgtgtgtgcacgggCACGCACACTGTGTTTGCTGCATTCCCCTCCACCGCGTGTCCTCACTGGACTGCGTGTGGGAGAAGGGCCACATTGGGTGGGTGCCTACTGTGGGGAGGTGTCTGGATGCAGTGGGCCCCAACTACATCCAGCAGTCTGAACCTCGGACCTGGGTGGGGAGAGACATCATTgtagctgggggaggggcagggaggcacagCAGCTGCCAGGTGACCTTTCCTGCCCTTGGTGGGGAAGGGTGGCCCAGGGAGCCAAGGGGGGTGTGTGTGACCACACAGAGTGTGTAAGTGCTCACTCTTACATCTCCCCCAGCCCCTTCACACACCCATCCATAAGGGTTTGAGAGAGTCTTTGTGAGTCACTACACCTGTTTGCCCATCTATGCTCTGGAGTCTGTGTGTGttatatgtggtgtgtgtgtgtgtgtgtgtaggctaCAGGGAAAGCAGCAATGAGGGGATGGGTGGGGCAGTGGGTTCTGGGGTCAGAGAGGCAATTTCACATCCACTGGCCCTGACTCAGCAGTTCCCATTCTCTGGCTCAGCTAGTGTGCTTGGTGAAGGCCATCCTGAGGGTCTGTCCAAGGTCAGCGGAGGCCCTCCAAGTCTGGAACCTGGCTCAGGGATCTCTCTTTCCAAGCCCTAGGGTCCTATGGCCTGGGTCCCCCCTCTCATCCCCTCACAGGCTGGGGAGAGAGCTCTCTTGGGGGGATGTGGGTCCCCATACATCTACTCAGTAATTGACCACTCTGGGCAAAGTGCCTCAGGGGCCAGGATGACCTCGCGGGAAGGTCCTCTGTGTACACCTGTTCCCCTAGGCATGCACTTGCCCCAGGCCCGTGTGTGCACAAGTTTGTGTATGTTCTTGAGCAAGCATGTGTTTCTTGTGGGTGTTGTACCATGGGGGGGGGCATTTCTGTAGGTGTCCCTGTGTGTCCCTTTGGGAATGCCTATACACACATGGATAGGTGTGCATGGCCACGAGTATGCCTCTGAGTGCCCATGCTTGCAACAGTGGTCGAATGTGAGTGTTCTTGCGTGTAGCCTCTGGCTAAGGAAGTGCCACCTACCACTGGCTGTGCAGATCACAGACCCTGCAACAGAAATCAGAGTCATGGAGTGAGCTGGCAGAATGgtcattcatacacacacacacacacacacacacacacacacacacacgctctgcCTCATTCAGAAACCCAGTGTCCAACTTTGTGATACACATGCTGGGTGCCAGGGTCCACCTTGGGCTGGTTGAGTAAATGAGGGGTCCCCTTTCTTTCACATTCATATCCATGCAGTGATGCTGATGCCCTCCCGGGGAAAACCTTCACTCCAGCACCACATTGACTCTAAAACTTCTAGTTTCAGAGTTCTGGTTGAAGGCAGCTGCTGCTAGCTTCCCTTCAGTGTTCCAGGCTGTGTGCATCCACGGCCCTGCCCCTCAATCTGCTACTAGTCCAGAGCGCCAGGCAGGACTGGGAATCAGGCTTCAAACTCTGGGCAGGGCTGTGAAACTCCAAGCCCCTAGATCTACCCCGCCCCCATCTCTGCCTTTCCCTCCCCCACCGCGCCTCTGTCCCTTTCCCAGGAAAACCCTTCCCTCCTCACTTGTAGGGGCAGCCAGGGAGCCCTTGGGCAGTAAGAGGCAGAAGCCAGGCAAGGGCTGGGAAAGGCACCTTACAGGCGCGGGCGGGGTCCCGCTTTCCTAGGCTCCGGGCAATCCAGGCCCGACACTAGGCgtggccagcagagggcgctgcGGCCCGGGCCCCGCGCAGGTCCTGCTCCCTCGGTGCCCGAAGTCGGGGCCCACGGCTTCCCCTTCGACTCGCCCCAGCCCCGGGCGCTGCCACGCGGTCCGGCCGGCCGGGGGGTGCGGGACCCCAGGGCAAGAGGCTAGGGCGACTGGGTTTCCAGAAAAGTCATTGGGGCTGGTTTCGGATGTCTGCTCGGCTTCGGGGCTCAGGCGCCAGGGCTAAGGACCTCGAGAAGCGGGAAAGAACTCGGATGCCCTGAGACTGGAACGCCTGGGTTCCTCGCCGGGGAAGGAGGTGGGCCTGTGGAGCAGCGGCTGGCACCGGCGGCCTCTGCGCCTTCGCATTGGCTGCGCCGCTCGTCCGTTAGCGCGGCGTGATCCAATGCGCGCTCCCGGGGGGCGGGCACTGGTGCTGATGCTGCCGTCAGTCGGTGTTGCAGGGATGCGGCGGCGGGAGCAGCCGCCCTGACTCGCGGAGCATCCTCCTCTGAGCGGCACCGCGGCGGGGCGGGTGGACCGGCAGGCGGGCGGGGACGTGGCAGGGAGCGAGAGAGGCGCGAGGCGGCCGACGCTGCTGGCCCTGGTTCTGCCAACCGCCGGAGACGGGGCGGCCCCGGGGTTCTGatccccaccctcctcctggcGCCCCCAGAACCAGGTACGGGGTGAGGGGGGGCTGCGGCGGAGACGGGCGGGGGGCGGGAGCCGATCGGGGGAGGGGAACGATtggaggggcgggggaggcaggaaggatgGATTGGGGGGCGGGGGCGCTGCCGCGCTGAGAGGGCTGGCTGGGTGACAGCGAGGCGGCTAAGCGGCTGGGGGGGTTGGGGATAGGAGGCTCCCTGTGGAAGGGGCACTGGCCCCGAGCTGGGGTGAAtggaggggagtgggagggatgGTCACTGAAGAAGGAATGGGGCGAGAAGAAGGTGCATCCGGAGGGCTTGTGAGGGAGGCTCTGAAGcgggggtccccagcctctgctaGCCCCAAGGTCTGGAAGCAGTGCTCGTCCAGAGGGAATGGGGAGCTGTTGTGCTCTGAAGGGTCTGTAGGGGAGAGATCAGCGAGGAACTGGGCttggtggtggggggagaggggctggggaggggaaaggagtgAAGTGGAAAGGCAGGGAGCACAGG comes from the Bos mutus isolate GX-2022 chromosome 22, NWIPB_WYAK_1.1, whole genome shotgun sequence genome and includes:
- the RASGRP2 gene encoding RAS guanyl-releasing protein 2 isoform X2, whose protein sequence is MSALPWPRNSRLVWSSELHGRKPAPSTGLLSGVEDYGGPVRAPLEDPGAQLGRAYPRRRPWRAPWTWTRAARWRSCSVVASKPLLDDSGKVRDPQLVRMFLMMHPWYIPSSQLAAKLLHIYQQSRKDNSSSLQVKTCHLVRYWISAFPAEFDLNPELAEQIKELKALLDQEGNRRHSSLIDIENVPTYKWKRQVTQRNPVEQKKRKMSLLFDHLEPLELAAHLTYLEYRSFCKILFQDYHSFVTHGCTVDNPVLERFISLFNSVSQWVQLMILSKPTAPQRAGVITHFVHVAEELLHLQNFNTLMAVVGGLSHSSISRLKETHSHVSPETIKLWEGLTELVTATGNYGNYRRRLAACVGFRFPILGVHLKDLVALQLALPDWLDPARTRLNGAKMKQLFSILEELAMVTSLRPPVQANPDLLSLLTVSLDQYQTEDELYQLSLQREPRSKSSPTSPTTCTPPPRPPVLEEWTSAAKPKLDQAIMVEHIEKMVESVFRNFDVDGDGHISQEEFQIIRGNFPYLSAFGDLDQNQDGCISKEEMVSYFLRSSSMLGGRMGFVHNFHESNSLRPVACRHCKALILGIYKQGLKCRACGVNCHKQCKDRLSVECRRRAQSMSLEGSAPSPSPTHTHHRAFSFSLPRPGRRGSRPPEIREEEVQTVEDGVFDIHL
- the RASGRP2 gene encoding RAS guanyl-releasing protein 2 isoform X3: MAGTLDLDKGCTVEELLRGCIEAFDDSGKVRDPQLVRMFLMMHPWYIPSSQLAAKLLHIYQQSRKDNSSSLQVKTCHLVRYWISAFPAEFDLNPELAEQIKELKALLDQEGNRRHSSLIDIENVPTYKWKRQVTQRNPVEQKKRKMSLLFDHLEPLELAAHLTYLEYRSFCKILFQDYHSFVTHGCTVDNPVLERFISLFNSVSQWVQLMILSKPTAPQRAGVITHFVHVAEELLHLQNFNTLMAVVGGLSHSSISRLKETHSHVSPETIKLWEGLTELVTATGNYGNYRRRLAACVGFRFPILGVHLKDLVALQLALPDWLDPARTRLNGAKMKQLFSILEELAMVTSLRPPVQANPDLLSLLTVSLDQYQTEDELYQLSLQREPRSKSSPTSPTTCTPPPRPPVLEEWTSAAKPKLDQAIMVEHIEKMVESVFRNFDVDGDGHISQEEFQIIRGNFPYLSAFGDLDQNQDGCISKEEMVSYFLRSSSMLGGRMGFVHNFHESNSLRPVACRHCKALILGIYKQGLKCRACGVNCHKQCKDRLSVECRRRAQSMSLEGSAPSPSPTHTHHRAFSFSLPRPGRRGSRPPEIREEEVQTVEDGVFDIHL